A stretch of Babesia bigemina genome assembly Bbig001, chromosome : III DNA encodes these proteins:
- a CDS encoding WD domain, G-beta repeat containing protein, putative has protein sequence MLLIAGGYEGGLVGLNVDEDCDSSASSTTSTAPSQPSFAFRFICSQGSIRCLALGSDFLCCGGSDETVQVYGLRHRKKHGDLLLSAGCITALGARGSIANGLLLVGDEHGSLQVFDVLKLSLKKQLKGHKSAVTAISVHPNGELALSVSEDATLRLWDLNTCLCVFFSRLNEPAIGVQWHPGGEDYFILFESQLLKLSLSEGAKPSVHKANNTKYCCASWIGDSIAVGCRSGAVVIYPPGEESGTDFGGVHSKRIKAITSLSGRVVTADSDGTILCSAVVSDDSEAPKLVEAWRFNVEMRVNCLTCSTAVE, from the exons ATGCTTCTCATAGCCGGTGGTTATGAGGGAGGTCTGGTCGGCCTGAATGTCGACGAGGATTGCGACTCATCGGCATCTTCGACGACTTCCACCGCCCCCAGCCAACCGTCCTTCGCCTTCCGGTTCATCTGCTCGCAG GGGTCGATTCGCTGTTTAGCTTTGGGGTCGGACTTCCTGTGTTGCGGAGGGTCCGACGAAACTGTGCA GGTGTACGGCCTGCGTCATCGCAAGAAGCATGGCGACCTGCTGTTGTCAGCCGGGTGCATTACGGCGCTGGGCGCCAGGGGCAGCATAGCGAACGgcctgctgctggtggGCGACGAGCACGGCTCACTGCAAGTGTTTGACGTTCTCAAGCTTAGCCTGAAGAAGCAGCTCAAGGGCCACAAGAGCGCCGTCACGGCGATATCAGTGCACCCCAACGGAGAGCTTGCCTTGTCGGTGTCCGAGGATGCCACCTTGCGGCTGTGGGACTTGAACACTTGCCTCTGCGTGTTCTTCTCTCGGCTGAACGAGCCGGCTATCGGAGTGCAGTGGCACCCCGGTGGCGAGGACTACTTCATCCTCTTTGAATCGCAATTGTTAAAGCTCTCGCTGAGCGAGGGAGCTAAGCCGTCGGTACACAAAGCCAACAATACCAAGTACTGCTGTGCGTCCTGGATCGGCGATTCCATCGCAGTGGGGTGCCGTTCTGGTGCCGTGGTCATCTATCCACCTGGCGAAGAGTCTGGCACAGATTTCGGCGGTGTCCACAGTAAGCGGATCAAGGCGATCACATCACTCTCTGGTCGAGTGGTGACTGCAGACTCCGACGGCACCATCCTGTGTTCTGCCGTCGTCTCCGACGACAGTGAAGCGCCGAAGTTGGTTGAGGCGTGGCGTTTCAACGTGGAAATGCGTGTCAACTGCTTGACGTGCTCCACCGCCGTTGAGTGA
- a CDS encoding Putative chloroquine resistance transporter — protein sequence MTDSSAVADEFGARPSDDGYDDYPRGAFLTDDLYGTSDDRLPELHIASAPRALMLTLADLIRRHKLLIACLVYVLMDIFTTVYYKRLMDHTGNYAIVTMEVLVIFFLGLFWSLYWACSYLFPAYMAHPFNYRQLIPMSLFDIVSTLLSTMGSVETSGIVLVMLSQVSIPLTIITCKLILGRVYHWYQYLGSLLIVLFVIIKELTVPMTTGSNNLVANMLYMASCLPDSIASALRSGVYMSESFHLLKYQVSAISLQFVLGFPLFAFTLAARRTQPDLGVLSGSLHDVGSGLACLFLGRNTIVDQCSSSGDITCDNCEGAFRVLLTYLLCNLIIRVAYVVIMMNATVTLVFLLGTLKLPLCSIAFSMKSLSGDSATAFEIIDVVCFVGIMASLGMYAMGRKMLDAPPECPYAQPMLPDTE from the coding sequence ATGACCGACAGCAGTGCAGTTGCGGACGAGTTCGGAGCTCGTCCGTCCGACGACGGGTACGATGATTACCCCCGCGGAGCCTTTCTCACGGACGATCTCTACGGGACGTCGGATGACCGCCTGCCTGAGCTGCATATTGCCAGCGCGCCCAGGGCCTTGATGCTGACCTTGGCCGACTTGATTCGCCGCCACAAGCTCCTTATCGCATGCTTGGTCTACGTGTTGATGGATATTTTCACCACGGTCTATTACAAGCGGCTGATGGACCACACCGGGAACTACGCCATCGTAACTATGGAGGTTTTGGTGATCTTTTTCCTCGGCTTATTCTGGTCGCTGTACTGGGCGTGCTCCTACCTTTTCCCGGCGTACATGGCCCATCCCTTCAACTATCGCCAGCTTATTCCGATGTCGCTGTTCGACATAGTGAGCACTCTGCTCTCCACAATGGGAAGCGTGGAAACCAGTGGGATCGTGCTAGTGATGCTGTCTCAGGTCAGCATCCCCCTGACCATCATCACCTGCAAACTGATCCTGGGACGTGTATACCACTGGTACCAATATCTCGGATCGCTGCTCATAGTTCTGTTCGTCATCATCAAGGAGCTCACGGTGCCCATGACTACCGGGAGCAACAACCTCGTGGCCAACATGCTCTACATGGCCTCCTGCCTGCCGGACTCAATCGCTtcagcgctgcgcagcggggTCTACATGTCGGAGTCGTTTCACCTGCTGAAGTACCAGGTCAGCGCCATCAGTCTGCAATTCGTCCTAGGGTTCCCGCTCTTCGCGTTCACACTCGCCGCGCGTAGGACGCAACCGGACCTTGGCGTGTTAAGCGGCTCGCTGCATGACGTGGGCAGCGGCCTTGCGTGCCTGTTCCTGGGGCGCAACACCATCGTGGACCAATGCTCGTCCAGCGGTGATATCACCTGCGACAACTGCGAGGGAGCGTTCCGAGTGCTGCTGACCTATCTGCTGTGCAACCTCATCATCCGGGTCGCCTACGTCGTGATAATGATGAACGCGACCGTGACTCTGGTGTTCCTCCTGGGTACGCTGAAGCTGCCGCTGTGCTCAATCGCCTTCTCGATGAAATCGCTAAGTGGCGACAGCGCCACTGCCTTCGAGATAATCGACGTGGTGTGCTTCGTGGGCATTATGGCCTCGCTGGGCATGTACGCAATGGGCAGGAAGATGCTGGATGCGCCTCCCGAGTGCCCATACGCGCAGCCGATGTTGCCCGATACAGAGTAG
- a CDS encoding IMPORTIN 7, 8, putative, whose amino-acid sequence MAAEILLMPESLHRALEGSLSPDQALRQESEEYLYKISTAKGAIPLLLSLISADAVEAPIRLAGAVKLKNIVITHWRDSSVLCAEDRAALWKGIYNAILSVGRENDLIRRQCFEALRHIVFNAEQADVSYIAQRVKTDIEQRSNGDTLLCALKALRKLMYRYEYHAQSMTDEVNAVVDGFFGHLLQVAQDASNAGLESPEAAECIHQVLKVYFSLALLTSPTTETVQSTLQSWMALVQFVLDNPVRWDAVFKTGEHAMMPYVELPDDEESRLHEMPRFKCLKWAIQILTKYMSRQTPQKIEKDEGKMHYVRYLKDGYAALFAKKLVLLLQAEASGGAVFTNNLHHRMWTYLKYTLPLTDVYNASMQPCAAVIVQMIFQTFACNAYDEQKYLEDPESYIQNSPDVSFQLMSPRGTAADFIKDACKFCRADFAPIIISAARDVFRDRGNSVPELYGIMCLVGHTVAGVLQNSKKGKKKMGSGMADMPAEQLLDGEAFITTFVAPLLSSPDKWLRMRAAWLCGHVVRTIHPWRDSQTLLTLYSRLVELLGDQEVIVSVMATGAVLAFFHSSDETLQRTIVEYLPVLLQNLFKLMERVELETVVSTLDEVVDRYSVAVLPFGAQITENVCNALWNSVGNEGVVDKHDEDTSNDEQILARWSMVQTLTSIVRLAAEADTKTMTPNDCEMFAKIAHRTGTLLISLYEHLDLDTLMDYIDDLAMLLSYSVKIIHKVVGYAGEEKAALMGARFADMWKILGLCTKAISGYHANDSEDGDTIQAVMVEISVIRGPVRSLLAYAPNGFTFDIAMQLYALCQKSFDGDDGTHAERLLADVFEVTYNTRACDSILAVAAKELTKGIAETYEAIMNTPTYFQSKIRYAAVVVMYSCRENPPLKSLEDPDTLIKVLLHVSRGCTSKYMCKLYLACFSSLKQNVARYSQDENVQRAIDELLLEAHNVNNGSRMNPELDDMDEEDSDFYTDDDDDYDYESDDDDYDDSYDDDDEFDDGCSPLDNCNYADMCFRVAANKPPL is encoded by the exons ATGGCCGCCGAGATCCTCCTGATGCCCGAGTCCCTTCACAGGGCGCTCGAAGGCTCGCTCTCCCCGGACCAGGCGCTGAGACAGGAGAGTGAGGAGTACCTCTACAAG ATATCTACTGCCAAGGGGGCAATACCGCTGCTTCTATCGCTCATCTCGGCAGACGCGGTAGAGGCGCCGATCAGACTGGCCGGCGCCGTGAAACTTAAGAATATTGTAATCACACACTGGAGAGATTCCAGCGTGTTGTGCGCGGAAGACCGGGCCGCGTTATGGAAGGGCATATACAATGCGATCCTCTCCGTCGGACGCGAAAACGACCTGATCAGACGCCAGTGCTTCGAAGCGCTGCGCCACATCGTATTTAACGCTGAGCAGGCTGACGTCAGCTACATCGCGCAGCGCGTGAAGACGGACATAGAGCAGCGCTCCAATGGCGACACCCTGCTCTGCGCCCTCAAGGCACTGCGCAAGCTCATGTACCGCTACGAGTACCACGCCCAGTCGATGACGGATGAGGTCAATGCTGTGGTCGACGGCTTTTTCGGGCACTTGCTCCAGGTGGCGCAGGACGCCTCCAACGCCGGGCTGGAGTCACCCGAAGCCGCGGAGTGCATCCACCAGGTGCTCAAGGTGTACTTCTCATTGGCGCTGCTCACGTCGCCGACCACCGAAACCGTGCAGAGCACGCTCCAGTCCTGGATGGCGCTCGTGCAGTTCGTCTTGGACAACCCCGTGCGATGGGACGCGGTGTTCAAGACCGGCGAGCACGCCATGATGCCGTATGTGGAGCTGCccgacgatgaggagtcGCGCCTGCACGAAATGCCGCGGTTCAAGTGCCTTAAGTGGGCAATCCAAATTCTCACCAAGTACATGTCGAGGCAGACGCCCCAAAAAATCGAGAAGGACGAGGGCAAGATGCACTATGTTCGCTACCTCAAGGACGGGTACGCCGCCCTATTCGCCAAGAAGCTGGTGCTCCTGCTCCAGGCGGAGGCCTCGGGAGGCGCCGTATTCACCAACAACCTGCACCACAGGATGTGGACCTACCTCAAGTACACATTGCCCCTGACCGACGTCTACAACGCCTCCATGCAGCCGTGTGCGGCGGTCATCGTGCAGATGATCTTCCAGACGTTCGCCTGCAACGCCTACGACGAGCAGAAGTACCTGGAGGACCCGGAGTCGTACATCCAAAACAGCCCAGACGTCAGCTTCCAGCTCATGTCGCCGCGAGGCACTGCCGCCGACTTCATCAAGGACGCGTGCAAGTTCTGCCGCGCCGATTTCGCGCCGATCATCATATCGGCAGCCAGGGACGTGTTCCGCGACCGCGGCAACTCAGTGCCGGAATTGTACGGAATCATGTGCCTGGTCGGCCACACCGTCGCAGGGGTGCTGCAGAACAGCAAAAAGGGCAAGAAGAAAATGGGCTCCGGCATGGCTGACATGCCAgcggagcagctgctggatggCGAGGCGTTCATCACCACCTTCGTCGCCCCCTTGCTCAGCTCGCCCGACAAGTGGCTCAGGATGCGGGCGGCCTGGCTATGCGGGCACGTAGTGAGGACCATTCATCCCTGGAGGGACTCGCAGACGCTCCTCACGTTGTACTCCAGGCTCGTGGAGTTGCTGGGCGATCAGGAGGTCATAGTTTCCGTCATGGCGACCGGCGCCGTCCTCGCCTTCTTCCACTCCTCCGACGAGACGCTGCAGAGGACCATAGTGGAATACCTGCCGGTGCTTCTGCAGAACCTCTTCAAGCTCATGGAGCGGGTCGAATTGGAGACCGTTGTTTCCACCCTCGATGAAGTCGTGGATAGGTACTCCGTGGCCGTGCTGCCGTTCGGGGCGCAGATCACGGAGAATGTCTGCAACGCGCTCTGGAACAGCGTTGGCAACGAGGGTGTGGTAGACAAGCACGACGAGGACACAAGCAACGATGAGCAGATACTGGCCCGCTGGTCGATGGTGCAAACGCTGACCTCAATCGTTAGACTTGCGGCCGAGGCCGACACCAAGACCATGACGCCCAATGACTGCGAAATGTTCGCAAAAATCGCACACAGGACAGGCACTCTGTTGATTTCCCTATACGAACACCTGGACTTGGACACTCTGATGGACTACATCGACGACCTCGCCATGCTGCTGAGCTATTCGGTGAAGATAATCCACAAGGTGGTGGGCTACGCCGGGGAGGAGAAGGCGGCGCTCATGGGTGCGCGCTTCGCGGATATGTGGAAGATACTGGGGCTGTGCACGAAGGCCATAAGCGGGTACCACGCCAATGACTCCGAAGACGGCGATACGATACAGGCCGTTATGGTGGAAATCAGCGTCATCCGAGGCCCGGTGAGGAGCCTGCTCGCGTATGCGCCCAACGGGTTCACCTTCGACATCGCCATGCAGCTCTACGCGCTCTGCCAAAAGTCATTCGACGGAGACGACGGGACTCATGCTGAGCGCCTTTTGGCCGACGTCTTCGAGGTGACGTACAACACCCGGGCCTGCGATAGCATCCTCGCGGTGGCCGCCAAGGAGCTGACCAAGGGCATCGCTGAAACCTACGAGGCCATCATGAACACCCCGACATACTTCCAATCCAAAATAAGGTACGCAGCGGTGGTGGTGATGTACTCCTGCCGCGAAAACCCCCCGCTGAAGAGCCTGGAGGACCCCGACACACTCATCAAAGTACTCTTGCACGTGTCGCGGGGCTGCACGTCCAAATACATGTGCAAGCTCTACCTGGCCTGCTTCTCCTCCCTCAAGCAAAACGTGGCGCGCTACAGCCAGGACGAAAACGTGCAGCGAGCCATTGACGAGCTCTTGCTTGAAGCGCACAATGTGAACAACGGCAGCCGCATGAATCCGGAActcgatgacatggacgaGGAAGACTCCGACTTCTACACggacgatgacgacgattaCGACTACGAatccgacgacgatgactATGACGACAGCTacgatgacgacgacgaaTTCGACGACGGCTGCTCGCCTCTGGACAACTGCAACTACGCGGACATGTGTTTCCGGGTTGCGGCTAACAAGCCCCCACTCTAA
- a CDS encoding ribosomal protein S14p/S29e, putative, producing MTNLFNTHPKNYGPGSHQCRVCFNRHGLIRKYGLSICRQCFRERANLIGFFKVGVPFRVSIALQY from the exons ATGACTAACCTTTTCAACACGCATCCGAAGAACTACGGTCCGGGCAGTCACCAGTG CCGTGTCTGCTTCAACCGTCACGGCCTGATCCGCAAGTACGGCCTGAGCATCTGCCGTCAGTGTTTCAGGGAGCGCGCCAACCTCATTGGCTTCTTCAAGGTGGGTGTACCTTTCCGCGTCTCCATTGCGCTGCAGTACTGA
- a CDS encoding SNARE domain containing protein, putative, producing the protein MYNRTEQLQDLAEGVKRSNQYEKDCIIVVRDGGFISQTNGGDGANEEGEDDELFQQYMHKVQAMRTLIASIDEGVKEINSLIELSASAVTNQQNEEVSTKLTDIIASTNEVCTQCKAAASILELGKSEGTPTEARMRENAYNVCIKHFQAAIKRYQDAQITFKKAIKERTARQVQLIYPELDSKELDRMMDSSKGHSMLEHIARSSIIGTASLTEAVQNIQSKYNDVLALEDSVEELHQMMIELAGVVSYQGDLIDQVEYNTMRAMEYTEKANVELTKALHNQRRSNRLMVYIMLGVIAAGLVIGVPIILKIT; encoded by the exons ATGTATAACCGCACGGAACAGTTGCAGGATCTCGCGGAAGGTGTTAAAAGGTCCAATCAGTATGAGAAGGACTGCATAATCGTCGTGCGAGACGGCGGCTTCATCTCGCAGACGAAT ggcggcgatggcgccaACGAGGAAGGGGAGGACGATGAGCTGTTCCAACAGTACATGCACAAGGTGCAGGCGATGCGGACGCTGATAGCGTCGATCGACGAGGGCGTGAAAGAAATCAACTCCCTCATAGAACTGAGCGCTAGCGCAGTCACCAACCAGCAAAACGAGGAAGTCAGCACCAAACTCACCGACATCATCGCAAGCACCAACGAAGTGTGCACCCAGTGCAAGGCCGCTGCGTCCATCCTCGAGCTAGGCAAGAGCGAGGGCACGCCCACAGAGGCGCGGATGCGAGAGAACGCATACAACGTCTGCATCAAACACTTCCAAGCCGCGATCAAGCGCTACCAGGACGCCCAAATCACGTTCAAAAAGGCCATCAAGGAGCGCACTGCGAGGCAGGTGCAGCTCATATACCCGGAGCTGGACAGCAAAGAGCTCGACCGCATGATGGACTCGAGCAAGGGCCACTCCATGCTCGAGCACATCGCGCGGTCGTCCATCATCGGAACCGCCAGCTTGACGGAGGCGGTGCAGAACATACAGTCCAAGTACAACGACGTGCTCGCGCTGGAGGACAGCGTCGAGGAGCTGCACCAGATGATGATCGAGCTCGCCGGCGTGGTCAGCTACCAGGGCGACCTCATCGACCAGGTGGAGTACAACACGATGAGGGCGATGGAGTACACCGAGAAGGCGAACGTGGAGCTcaccaaggcgctgcacaACCAGCGGCGGAGCAACCGGCTCATGGTATACATCATGCTCGGCGTGATCGCGGCGGGGCTAGTCATCGGAGTGCCGATCATACTCAAAATCACCTGA
- a CDS encoding SCP-like extracellular protein family protein, putative — protein MLAALNDYREFHSSPPLKWSDKLASSADKLAAELSRQLNCNIPLYYRNELGTNYLSAALDGFSEAVAAQFWYEGHTDYDFENGGPLNRNPNVLSFTQLVWKSSQEVGCGVACCDGRQVVLICRFNPPGNTQGHFTSNVQEKFERLNDVVKEVPYEL, from the exons ATGTTGGCAGCCCTGAACGACTACCGGGAGTTTCACTCGTCTCCGCCATTAAAATG GAGCGATAAACTCGCATCTTCTGCCGACAAGTTAGCGGCGGAG CTGAGCCGGCAACTAAATTGCAACATCCCGCTGTATTATCGCAACGAACTGGGAACCAACTACCTCTCCGCAGCCCTGGACGGGTTCAGCGAGGCGGTAGCGGCACAGTTCTGGTACGAGGGGCACACCGACTACGACTTTGAGAACG GTGGGCCATTGAACCGGAACCCCAACGTGCTATCGTTCACGCAACTGGTCTGGAAGTCGTCGCAG GAAGTGGGCTGCGGCGTCGCGTGCTGCGACGGCCGGCAGGTAGTGCTCATCTGCCGGTTCAACCCGCCCGGCAACACCCAGG GCCACTTCACCAGCAACGTCCAGGAGAAG TTCGAACGGCTCAATGATGTCGTAAAAGAAGTACCATACGAACTCTAG
- a CDS encoding EUKARYOTIC TRANSLATION INITIATION FACTOR 3, putative, producing MSSGEFVRRIQGGESPQRGLGGVIPRESEVVQFLLNLYDGLYNRNAEEVKALYEQDLAIITDNHFKTARWPSISEVAGFYSQSGRLHSLIMALYSEIYYRHVFYLGDVTYEDRLDSWEKYCKLLGYFVDELEKGDESDSLSGLVIPASWAWDIVDEFVYQLQECCRWRSRLSRTEDANVDDGVKVNAIWKVPTVLEMLHRLAVNPAYKNSTHDLQTDGLETAGLGYQLGYFASISLVRLHVLLGDYYTSVRMAASIDYSSKFLYWKVPSYYVSLSYHLGFAYMMLRRYGDCIKILSQILIFLTKQRSYLVTQSYQQGAMAKLTEKMYIILVLCHTTTKIRLDETLTQTIKEQYANRFYQLQSDNEEAYRDAFLKCCPKFIDASSDNVTSKVDDSDITGGVLIEPVLRQLNLFLKEISNQRRVDEIYSFAKLYHNISLEKLAALMKMGDDPELVRSCVLSVKHQTRQFANAAGGSDSMPAGNEGDIDLYIDQNVLYIKSKQSQKLYVDYFLQQINRCKHTLRNLQSKT from the exons ATGTCTTCCGGAGAGTTCGTACGGAGAATTCAAGGCGGCGAAAGTCCGCAGCGCGGGCTGGGCGGGGTGATTCCTCGCGAGTCTGAGGTGGTCCAGTTCCTGCTGAATTTGTACGACGGGCTCTACAACCGCAACGccgaggaggtgaaggcgTTGTACGAGCAGGATTTAGCAATAATCACGGACAACCACTTCAAGACTGCGCGATGGCCGTCAATCTCTGAGGTGGCTGGCTTCTACAGCCAGAGCGGCCGTCTGCACAGCCTCATCATGGCGCTGTACTCCGAGATCTACTACCGCCACGTTTTCTACTTGGGCGACGTGACGTACGAGGACCGTCTGGACTCCTGGGAGAAGTACTGTAAGCTTTTGGGCTACTTCGTCGACGAACTGGAGAAGGGAGACGAATCCGACAGCCTGAGCGGCCTGGTGATCCCCGCGTCCTGGGCGTGGGACATCGTCGACGAATTCGTCTACCAGCTTCAGGAGTGCTGCAGGTGGCGCAGTCGCCTCAGCCGCACCGAAGACGCCAATGTCGACGACGGCGTGAAGGTGAATGCGATTTGGAAGGTGCCCACTGTGTTGGAGATGCTCCACAGGCTAGCCGTCAACCCCGCTTACAAGAACTCGACGCACGATCTGCAGACG GACGGCTTGGAGACCGCTGGTCTGGGATACCAGCTCGGCTACTTTGCCTCGATCTCTCTGGTCCGCCTTCACGTGTTGCTCGGCGATTACTACACCTCCGTGCGCATGGCCGCGTCCATCGACTACTCGAGCAAATTCTTGTACTGGAAGGTGCCGTCGTACTACGTGTCATTGTCCTACCACCTCGGTTTCGCTTACATGATGCTAAG GCGGTATGGCGACTGTATCAAGATATTATCGCAAATTTTAATTTTCCTGACCAAGCAGCGCAGCTACCTGGTGACGCAGAGCTACCAGCAGGGCGCCATGGCCAAGTTGACTGAGAAGATGTACATCATCTTGGTCCTGTGCCACACCACGACCAAGATCCGTCTCGATGAAACGCTTACCCAGACCATTAAGGAGCAGTATGCCAACCGATTCTACCA GCTCCAGAGCGACAATGAGGAGGCGTACCGTGACGCGTTCCTGAAGTGCTGCCCCAAGTTCATCGACGCGTCCAGCGACAACGTCACGTCTAAGGTGGACGACTCGGACATCACTGGCGGCGTTTTGATTGAGCCGGTGCTTAGGCAGCTGAACCTGTTTTTGAAGGAGATCTCCAACCAGCGCCGCGTCGACGAGATCTACTCCTTCGCCAAGCTGTACCACAACATCAGCCTCGAAAAGCTGGCCGCTCTGATGAAGATGGGCGACGACCCGGAGTTGGTCCGCTCCTGCGTGCTAAGCGTGAAGCACCAGACGCGCCAATTCGCGAACGCCGCTGGCGGCAGCGACTCCATGCCTGCGGGTAACGAGGGCGACATCGACCTCTACATCGACCAGAACGTCCTCTACATCAAGAGCAAGCAGAGCCAGAAGTTGTACGTGGACTACTTCCTGCAGCAGATAAACCGCTGCAAGCACACCCTCCGCAATCTACAGAGCAAGACATGA